The genomic window ACAAGTGGGAAACTTTCCATGACGAGTTAGTCATTCCATGACGAGTTAGTGAGTCAGAAATGTCAAAATGTCCTAGTTCGACTTGAAGTGCCTTCTATGATGTAGGGCAGGTCAGTAACCAAATTATTTTACTGTGCCAAGTCGCACAGACTTTTATGGTCACACAAGTTGCCACCGGTGGATTCAAAATGAGTAGCCTAACAATTATTTACATGGCCCCAGGTACATTTGCAACCAAATAATTTTTCTGTGAGAAATCAATAATAGTTGCACTCATAGGGTAACAGTCAGCAATTGACAGTGAGCAATGAGCAAGATAAGCATAGACGGCAAGTTGACAATAGCTTATTATTAGTGTAAagtcattgtatttctatggttgcACTCCTCAAAGATTGAATTGCATTGAATTTAATTAATCAGATCCAATGATTTACTGCCCTTAGGTACCGCTAGTCATCATTATTATAATCACCATCTCAatcattatcaccataccatcatAGACTTATTCTTCTGTATCTGAGACTCATCTGACACTACCTTAGACATGGCAGTCTGCAACTCAATACACTGCCCCTGCATGGTGTTCAGCGTCCCCTGCATGTGGTTAATCGAATGCTTAACATCATTCAGCAGGATCTGAATCTCAAGCCTGCAAGAAATCAGGTGGTTCAACACACTGAGATGATGAGAGGCTTCATACCATGCCCATTGGACCATCTTTAGGATTCGTTCTCACTTAACACCAATCTAATTAGGAATGTAACTTTGTGCAGAAGatgttactgtagtgttatttAGAAGAGAAAAAGTGTACTTTGTCAGGCGCCAAAAGGATGACGGCATGTCTCCCTGCTCCAGTGAGCTCTGCTGGCAGGTCAAGCTCACTGTTGGAGGAACGGGAGCCAAATTAGAGGAAAAATATCTATGGTAAGATAATGTAATACAATCTTTAAACCCATCAGAAGTATAGTACTTACCTCCATGAAAATATTGGTCCATGTTATTTATGGCTGCATTGTCCCAATGTTGACCACTAGTTCCAACTTGTGATGAGAAGGTCTTGATGAAACGATCAAGTCAACATTTTGCTAGACATTTCAGAGATAGCATTAGCAATTGTACACGAGACAGTGCTTCCAGATATTGAGGTTTCTTCCTTCTGaggtatgtaaaaaaaatattgtgtgtGAGTACTCACATGAAAGGTATCCATGATTCTAGATGAAGCCAATCATGTATGTGATTACCATCCTATGGGTCAGCAATGGAATGATTGCTACACAGCTTTCAGGAGACTTTATGTCTTGGGCCTGGATGAATCATTGAAATACAAGTAATATTGTGAATTTGTGATGAATAATTGCCATTGTAATTTGGAATATTCCATcaaagttatttgttttgacagtCAAAACAACTAACTCTTACCATTAATCACTTGACTTGAGTAACTTGAGTTGACAGAAGTAGCAACTTTATATTCTGACCTAGACACTAACTTGTGCAATGCCTAATGCACAATCTATGCATGTTATTGGCTCATCATAGTATATAGCCGAGGGTCTCATAGTCCAAAAACAGCATTGGTCATTGGACTGCTCAGTCAAAACAACTCACTTTTATGATGAATCACTTGACTGGAGTAATTTGAGTTCGGAACTAAAACATTAAAAGTAGGCTATAGCTTGACTCATATCCTTACCTTGGACAAGCGTATCCAAAAGGCCTATCCAGTCGTGCGTGAAGATACCTTTAGGCAGATAAAAGCGCGGTACGGGTTGAGACACGTTCAGTAATGTGAATCTGTAACACTGATATAAAAGCACGTTTTCATTTATAATTTACACTGTAGAATGACCTGCAAGCCAATCAGAATCTAGTTTTAAACAACACTGTGGGTTCCATGGAACGTCACAAACATATTAGGCCACTTGCGTCACAGATTACAGTCACTGAACATGGGTTTAATAGCTATAAtggctatatgtacagtatatgcatcTCGTATTGAATTGAGATTACATTTACTGCACCACTGTAATTATGTAGCCTAATCCTATGAGGACcatatgtgaaatgtcagaatcatGGCACATGAAAACATAATTAAATTGACTGCAGATTACAAAATTACCTGTGACAGAATATCCAtgtaatttcaattaaattacgttAAACCAACGTGGAATAAACATTGAATTGAtgtatgtgcccagtgggaagtgatCAATTCGAAATGattgaatacatacagtattacaaaGAAAGAGATACAAAAATTGCTTAGAAAAGCTTGAAAAAGTTTAATTTCCCTGGGCCACTCAAAAGTCAAATGTATGTACGCATTACTGTACATCGCTTTTGATGAAAGCGTCTGCTTTCAAATCTCTGACTTTCACACATATTTACAATCTCGCAATGTTTCTTTCTGGCGCTTTCACATTTGCGGGATTTTGTGAAGTAAATGATGCGCAGGAGAGCTCCATGAAATCAGTGACATGGTCAAGATGGCGACATGAGAGGGTGGAACATTTCTAGCTGAGGAACAATTTTTGGGTTTTCTCACAAAGTTTATAGTTTTAGACTGCAGTTGAAATTTGTTATTTTCACAAAAATGATATCTAACCATACAATGAATAATTTTGTAATTATTCAAACCATTGACATATTTTTGACGATTTCCAACGGACAAGCTAGCTATCTAAACGTTTCAGCGTGTGCCGTTAAGTTAGCCTGCTAACGTCTTCATAGCTAGTAGCATGTAATCAGGACATGACCAAATTgttgctgagataatggatgttgAAACTTCCAAGgagaatttgttttattttattttacctttatttaaccaggcaagtcagttaagaacaaattcttattttcaatgacggcctgggaacagtgggttaactgcctgttcaggggcagaacgacagatttgtaccttgtcagctcgggggtttgaactcacaaccttccggttactagtccaacgctctaaccactaggctaccctggtgAAACTCACTCATATGCTTGCAGTGTAAAAAAGGGGGGTGAATGCGATTCATACCCGAataccccaaccaaggagcaactTCCAAAGAAGCTGAGAAGTGAACCATCAATGAGCCAGCTACAGGACAACATCGTCCGCATCCTCACGGCTAAAATCAAAAGAGAGTACAGATAACATCATGAATTTGGTGTAAAAGAACACTGTCAGTATCGTTAACCTGACGAAATCGATTGATTTTCAGTGCTGAGGAAGTAAAACTCTGAAGCAGCAGAAAGCAACATTGAACATTCAGGTTGCAAAGCAGGATagaaactcactgaaatggagtCAAAGGTAAACGAGAATGACCGGTATAGTCGGAGATGGAATCTTCAAAATTTATGGAATAGCAGAAAAAGCAGGacttcccgggtggcgcagtggtttaaagggcgctgtactgcagcgccagctgtgccatcagagtccctgggttcgcgcccagtgCTCTGTCGTGGCCGCGACGGGGAGGTcgatggggcgacgcacaattggcctagcgtcgtctgggctTGGGAGCGATTGGTCCGGTAGGGATCTCCttatctcatcgcgcaccagccgACTTCTGTGGCGGGGCCGGGCGCAgtcaaggttgccaggtgcacggtgtagcctcccgacacattggtgcggctggcttccgggttggaatGCGCgctggaggacgcatgacatgtcaaccttcgtctctccagagcccatacgggagttgtagcaatgagacaagatagtagctacaacaattggataccacgaaattggggagaaaaaaggggtaaaatttaaaaataaaagaaTAGCAGAAAAATCTGACGAGAACATCAAAGCAAGAGTGAAGGACATTTGCAGGGCAATAGGAGGAGCGAAATGTTGTTGCAGGTTCTCTGGATGTAGTGCACCGCCTGGGTAGGCTGAGAGATGGGAAAAACAACCAGCCACCACGACCAGTGATCATGAGATTCATCTCCAGGACAGTGAGGGACATGACACAGGAAAAGTGCAAAGAAAAATGACTGTTTAAAGAAGATACAACCTGAGGTTCAAGGAGGATCTGACAGCATTTGACAAAGAAGCTCAGAATCGTCTGTGGCTGGATTTATCAAGTGAGTTGTGCAGGACTGAGTTTTATTTGCATCTGATAAAACTTTATATTTCTTGAGGAAAGAGCATTGTTTGTGTGAGCCacactttttttatatatagatTTATTTATGGCAGGGAAATTCGCACTGACACTTAATGTTAGCTTGATGGCTATTAGTTTTTACCAATTTATGGTACAATGTTATTTGCATTGTATAAATATATATCTATAGAGAATTTAGGTCACCCACTAGCGTGGTGCAAAGGACTGTTTTTATTTGCAACTAGTAAGAACTTTTCTTTTTGTGAGACCCTGGTTCATGTGAACGTATACAAGTTTAATATTCTTCATCTAGTCACTGTGATAGTAAATGTCCATTTCTGTTTTTTCTATTAATGCTAGGCGAATCGTAATATTTTTTAAGAGACAGGAATGAGGTTTCTAAAGCAGTTTCCTGTATTGAAGACTTTTCCTTAGTTTCGGGTTGAAACTGAATATCAGTAAGTCAGCCTTATTTCCATTCAAGGattgtgtttacaggaagtattTGGTATCCCAATTAAAGATAAGGTTACTTATATTGAAATTGGTTATATGCAAGGATGAAAAACAAAGGACTGAATTGAACTTTAACTAATTGAACCTCTGGTTGATGAGAGATATTTCGTTATACGGTTGAGTATTATTATCCAAAGCTGAAGGGTTATCCAGATTGGTTTATGTCTCGTTGTCACTTGACTTACCCCCTAAAATTGTAAAGGACTTAGATAAGATTATTTTATAGTTTTATTTGATGTGATATCcacaaaaatgatgtggatatattgaagcaacatctcaagacatcagtcaggaagttaaggcttggtcgcaagtgggtattccaaatggacaataaccccaagtatacttccaaagttgtggcaaaatgacttaaggacaacaaagtcaaggtattggagtggccatcacaaagccctgacttcaatcctatagaaaatgtgtgggcagaactgaaaaggtgtgtgcgagcaaggaggcctacaaacctgactcagttacacagctctgtcaggaggaatgggccaaaattcagtaaacttattgtgggaagcttgtggaagaccaaccgaaacgtttgacccaagttaaacaatttaaaggcaatgctaccaaatactaattgagtgtatgtaaacttctgacccactgggaacgtgaaataaataataagaaaagctgaaataaataattatctctagtattattctgacatttcacattcttaaaataaagtgatgattctaactgacctaagacagggattttttacgaggattaaatatcaggaattgtgaaaaactgagtttaaatgtatttggctaaggtgtatgtaaacatcagacttcaactgtacctagaaGTGCACACTattcttattatttttttatgtatgTTTATAGTCAACTAtacaacttctactactactacactttatatcatCCAATAATATATAATGAAAAACACTCAACATGAAGAATTAATGCAATTATGTTAAttcaaatatttattttgaaaTATAGATTAGGTACTCTTCTTTTTATAGCAGGAAGTAAAGGGACTGGACAAGGCTTTGCCTATAGCTGAAAACATCCTGGAAATGAGCGAGCGCTTCCTTGGTTTCTTCTTGGTGGAGCATACACTCTCTGTTCGGCAGGATTGTTGATCATTGACAATTGCTGGGGGAAAAAATGTAAACATAACATTTTCTTTAACTGACCCTAGTTAGTGTGAAGAATTAGtattgcattattattatttaaattgtAATATtctacataatttacaaatgtcgggcggcaggtagcctagcagtctcAATCCGCCTATTTAACGCAGAAGTGTTACATAGGCCACCCCAGGGCttagactgtttagtgccaaaagaAGGGGATAAAAAcatgcaaaaatatatatacatataaataaatatatatatatatatatatatatatatatatatatatatataaaaagttgACGATATATATCAGACGCTtcagttccatgtagtgaatctgttattcaatgcgtttgtatgggcaAATAGCAGTAAGGCCGATACAAACCCCTCGGCCCAGACAGGGCGTAGACTCTTGTGggttaaaaagcatgatcattacaaaggtgcaaCTCGTGCTGgaggcaataaaaggccacgctaaaatgtgcagttttgtcacaccacacaacgcaactctgtctctgtctcagagctgccttcaatgtcgttttagagaatttggcagtatgtccaacaggcctcacaaccacagaccacgtacGTATATGGCGTCGTGTTGGCTGTAGGGTTATGGTGTGGGCAGGCATAATCTACGGACAacgaatacaattgcattttatcaatggcaatttgaatgcacagagataccgtcacgagatccttaggcccattgtcgtgccattcatccgccgccatcacctcatgtttcagcatggtaatgcatggccccatgtcgaaaggcctgcatactcaccagacatgtcacccatttagcatgtttgtgatgctctggattgacgtgtacaacagcgtgttccagttcccaccaatattcaacaactttgcacagctattgaagaggagtgggacaacattccataggccacaatcaacagcctgatcaactctatgcgaaagagaagtgtcacgctgcatgaggaaaatggtggtcacaccagatactgactggttttctgatccacgcccctaccttttatttaaggtatctgtgacgaacagatgcatatctgtattcccagtcatgtgaaatccatagataagggcctaatgaacgtatttcaattgactgatttccatatatgaactgtaactcaataaaatctttgaaattgttgcatgttgcgtttatatttttgttcagtacacatTTGAGTGTATTGACTTACCTTTTTCACTGACGGCAGGGGTCTGGTTCTGGGAAGGTGTTGGAGTGCAGTGGTTCTTCTTGTTGACCTTCTTTGTACACTGGGTAACAAACAGTCATTTATACAGTAGGAGAAATTGCACACAAAGGGTATCAGTGTTTACCATCATACTGTACgtaatgaataaaaaataatctTAAAAATGTGTATTTTGATGACATATGTACCTTTGGGTTGAGTCCACAGAGAGCgctgaatcttcctctcttcttttcctTTCTACAAGTTGTTGGAAGCCCAGAATTACCTACCTCGTCACTGCCAAGTACATTGTGTGATGACAACTGTGTCATGGAGGGAGGTGAAGAGCTAGCCTCATTGCATTTAGCTAGTAGTTCCCTAGTTAATGATTTGACCAGGGCATCGTCAAATGCATAATCCGTTGACTTCATTGCAACCTGGAGCATCTTCTCTGACCCAAATTCTTGAAGAAGCCCCTTGTAGACAGCCTTGAAAATCTTTTTGATTTTCAGATTCTGGGGGTAGGCTTGAGTTGGTTCAAGGCCTGAGGTGCCACAGAACTCAGACAGAATCCTCTTTGTGAGAACTCTTGATGTTTCACCAATGTCAGAGGATTCCAGTAATGTGATAGGGGTGATCATTGACAGCAATCTAACAATCAGTAAAAGTACCAAAGAGGTGTAGTCATTGCTAGTGGAGTCAAATGATGCATGTGTCTCAGAGTCCATGGCTGATGGAGTTGATGGATGCACAGAGACACTAGACATCTCCAGATCTTTGTTGTCCATCTTGGATTCCACCTCTCCTAAAACTTGAATATCCACAGTTCCACCGTTGTGTGTGCTGCTGCCAGACAGAGGGGGTCTAGGCAATGATTTGGAACTAGACTGACGGCTAGTGGTCATGAGAGCCGGTCTGTCAGAGTCAAGTGTTCCAGCATCAGTTGGGGACAACCCATTGATTATGTTCATCAACTCTGATAATTCTTCTGAtgaattggaggccacagaacaGGTATCCATGACCTGATTGACCATTATATTGGTGAAAAGGCTCTTTGTGTCAAAGTAAACCTGTGAGGAACTAATGGAGATGGCAGAAGAGCTCGGCATAAGCCAACTTGTTTCCTGCAGAGAACCATCAGAGATGATAGTTTGGCAGAAATCGGATCCTTGTGATGGTGGAGGAAGCCAGAAGACAATCTGCTGTAGCAGACGTTTTATTGACTCCGTAGCAAAGGAGTATACAAGGTCAGATGGAAACTCCCTGGATTCTTCAGAAGCATTCAATCCTGTCTTCAGCTTCAAAAGAATAGAGTCAGACACGCTCTTGCCAGCTGGCACAAAAAGAGCCTGGGGGTGTTGTGACTTTTTATGAGCTCATAAACTTTGTCAGTGAGCTCATGTGAGAAGTTCTGAAGACCGTCCCTGGGGCTGAGTCTCGCAAGTCTTCTTGTAAAAGAAGTGACATCATCTGCAGTGGCTGTGTGTTTCGTATCTTCTCTTGGAATGACCTCCATAACAGTGTCAACTATGGCAGAGATGGTTTGCCTTGTGTAATTTGTTGACCCTTGTGAATGAGTTGAGGAGTCACTCATATCAATGACCGAACTCCTAATGATAGGACAATAGATTTCAACAGGCCACTCATTGGGGACTGGAGTGCCTGGAAGAGAATTTGTCAAATCACTCTGGGACCCTCTGGTCATGGCAGAGGTGATGGACAGGGAGGACTTTGAGGAGGATGGCCGGTGTATCTCGTGTCCATCACTTCTCACCATGTCAACATCCTCCAACATGGAGCCCACGATGGAACGAGTCAAGAGGGCTTTCTCTGAGGTGCtcatcctctctgacataaaCACTCTCCTCTGGATTGTCATCAGAGTCTGACTAATTAAGGCTTTGGAATAATttaccatgctggtctggctgccTTCATGTTCATTGTAAGTAATTTGTGTAGAAGTAGCTGTTCTGCATATGGATTCGGCATGTTTGGAGGCCTCAACCACATTGTCTAGGAGTACTGGTTGTTGCTGGGCAAAAAAAATCCTTGACCTTGATGAACACATTGTTGAACAGGTTAACAGTGCCTGGCCAAATGATCTTTCCTTTCACATTGACCCCGTTGTGAACACTGACAGGAAGGGTTGAAGCTGACAGGGATCTCTCTAACTGGCCAGACACTGAAGCATCAGACATTTTAGTCATCTGGGTGATGCTATTAAGGTCTTTAGTGATGCTTATGACGATGTTGGATGCTGCAGAATTGGTGTGCAGAGAAGAGGTGAACAAAGGTGGAGTTCCACGGTTCTGAAGGATTTGAAAtctctatcatcaccatcattactgGACTCTGTACAAATGTCTGCACTTCTACCATCAAGGCTGGTATTTACAATGGCAATCAACCCTGATTGAAGGATCCCACCAGCCAAATGTGAGGCTTTAGTTTGAAACTCATCAGTACATAATTTGTCAAAGGCTGTGGATTTAAGACTTCTAGAGGATGCTTCCTCCTCATCATTGTTGATCTCACCATGCAAATTGTCCTGTGTATTGACAGCATAGTCATCAACAGATAAATATGATTTGGAGGCGGCAAGGACGTCAATCTGAGAAACAACGGCATCCAAAAGCTTGGACAGGTCTTCTGTATCTCCTTTTAGGCTAGAGAGGTATTCCTCCATGGATTCCTCAGAGTGATACACAGTGAGGATCTGACTAATGACCTCCTTGGTACAGGTTTGAAGGTCCGCTTGGATTTCAAGAGAATCCCTATTACAAGTCACCTGAGAATCTAAACTTTCACTAGGAGCCTGTTTGAGAGTCTCATCATGTATTGGTGTAACACCATCGATGACCTTTACAGAGTCTTGGCAGGGAGTGAGAAACCGCCTCAGCATTTCTCGAAATCTATGATATATAATACGAGCAGCAGAAAGGGTGCTCACTTTTGAAATTCTGACATTTTCAGAGTGATGTGCCTGCATGGACTGAACAATAGTCTCCACATCTGTTACAAAAGTGTCCAGCAATTTAGATGCTTCAGAGTCTCCCAGTAAGCTGTTTGTAAAGGGGTTGACAGATCTCAGGGCTTCGCTCACTGCCTTTCTAGCCTTTGTCTGGAAAGACACACTGGAGAGTTTCTTCATATTTATAACTGGAAGACTCTGGGTAGATTCACTGTTGGTGGTCCTGTCCTGCAGACCAAGTGGAAAAGTGAGATGGGAGAGACATTGTTCACTGTCTAACAACTCAGATGGTGAGGGGGAACACGAACTGGTGAAATCATTCAAGTCAGACATGATGCCATCCACAAATAGAATGGCCTCCAGAGACTCTTCAGAATCACACTCTCCAACAGAAGATGAGAACTTCTCCATCACCTCAGTCTTATACAAGACAAGAACCTGGCTGGCAATCGCTTTTGTGGTGTCAAGGAGGACTTGGTCTTGCAAATACTTTTTGAGAGCCAAGAGAGGTTTTGGGGTCTCACTTTGTCCTTTTTGTTCATTCATAGATGAGGGGGTTATTAAAAGTGGTTTACAAGAAATGGAGTCCGATGTGTCAGCCTCACCATTACTGGAATGACCGATGTCTAGGCACAAAGTTGGAACCATTGTGAAATAATCTTTTGTGCTCTCCACAAATGTACTTGCGAGATACCCTTTTTCTGGACAGGTAAGAATCCTCTTCAGCGTATTTTTCATGTCGTAGTAACAACCAACAGTGTAAGACCAGATCTTACTCTGATGGTTTTCAAGAAGGATCTGCTCACTCTGTGCAGGAGAGCAGGATGCCCTGATAGACTGGGTAAGATTGTCCATGTCTGAAACAAAGGTACTTACCAACTCAGAGGCCTCAGGGTCAATCATAAGGTCTCTGATCTCACCTATCCTAGGAGTTGGACAAGATGATGTAGTGCCAGAACAACATGATGTACAACCCCTGAATCTTTTAACGATCTCCCGGATCGATTCAGTGGCCTTGGTCTGAAACTCCTCAGTGAGTAGTCTGTCCATACTTTGTGTTGACAGACGAAGACTAGATGTGGCACCTTTGATATTGAGGTTGCTCTCTCCTTGTTTTAGCATCTCCTCAGGACTTTTACAAGCTTCAAGCATCTTCATATGGTCAGCAACAACACAAAGCAGTTCCCTCTTATCGGGGTCATTTTCCTCCTTATTGCTGAAGTTCAAAACAGTGCCACTGAAGGCTGTCATGACCTGTCCTGTTAAATGTGTCATATCCACCTCAACACCATCCTCTCTGAGAACAACAATCTGCTCAACACTCTTCCCATTAATATACATCTGAAGTATGTTGGAAACGCCAGACACCATCTCCTCAACAACCTTGGTTCTGGAGACACCACCACTGGCAAAAATAACAGGGGACATTCGGCCAGAGATGGGAGTTTGGATAGCCACAGAGATTATGGAATTGACCTTCTTTGACACTTCTCCAACAATAACCCGGGATAGACTTTGAGTGTCTACCTGGTCCTCTCTTTGGATACAGAGGACATTGTTCAGCGACTCTTTGAAGGAATCCTGGACACCAGTGAGGAGACTGTCCTCAGTAATCCCAAAAAAGTCCCTGAGTGGCTCAGATGATatagactcaccatctccctgagtATTTGGCAACACTGTCTGAGACCTTTGAGAATACAAAGCAAACAATACAGCATTCCATATTCAATAGTAGACACAGTAGTGACATTAATACATCATTCAGTAATCAGTTAAACTGGTCATTAAGAGTAAACTGTTATACAGataacaaaacatattttcacaaaaTGGGTTATGAATAGTTAGGTGAAACCGGTTTCTTTAGGAATGACTGAACATACCCATTACGTGAGGAGCTTGATTTGGCCGTGCAAGACCTTGAGGATTTGCTGCTGCCTCTCTTGCGAACCTTCAGGTTTGTGCTAGAGGATCTCTCTGATTCTGTCAGAGACTTGCCAGATACTGGAGACACGTGGCTGTATATCCGTACAAAACGGAAAATTGCAGGGATGATGACCTCCAGGATGGCCTCAGATACAAACCGCACAATCTCCAGGCACATCTCTGCAAGCAATGCCCTCATCACCTGTAGGACCGAAACAGTGTAGGTAGATTACTCATAGCCGGGCTCTGAAACCAAGCTCCTCGAAGAGATACCAACAATCTCACATATGTTCATGAGAATCATGAAAGTGGCATACATTGGAAAGCATGAaaagcagtaggctactaaaAAGCTCTTTGAATGTAACTGTTTGTGATAATGTggatgatactgtagatagataaaaGGTTTGTATCTAATATTCTTGAAACATCTATTAATATATCTATGAATCATTTTCAGGGTTAAGGGACTTACAGGGTCCATCCTGCCAATGCTTAACTGCCTCCATTGCCTATAGGAGATAATTAGATGTTTTTAGCACCAAaaagcacaccaacacacatacaatttATAAAATCCTCCAGATGACATTGCATTCAAATACTACAATATAAGTTTGGACATACTCCTCAGTAAGTTTTTCCAGAAACCGGATGATAATCGGGTTGAAAGCATCCGGATCGATTGGCGGGAGGTCAAGAGCCCTGGTCTGACAGGCCCTGGAGACACACTCACTTAGGATCTTCTCATTAGATTGTCCCTGGTGAGATGTCCCCTGAACTGCCATCCCAGAGAATTCCACAGATGTAGAGGGATCTGTGTGCAAAGCAGCATTCACCAAGGTAAAGAAGTCAGAAAACATGTAACCTTCTGAGGCAAATATGTATTAGCCAACTTTGTGAAGTTAAGTAGCCAAGAAAGTATAACATGTGCACTCTGCTATTAGTCTTCTGCTCAATAGATGTCCATACTAAATTAGATTTACATGCAAAAGGATTACA from Oncorhynchus mykiss isolate Arlee unplaced genomic scaffold, USDA_OmykA_1.1 un_scaffold_581, whole genome shotgun sequence includes these protein-coding regions:
- the LOC118960036 gene encoding uncharacterized protein LOC118960036 isoform X1, whose translation is MPSSSAISISSSQVYFDTKSLFTNIMVNQVMDTCSVASNSSEELSELMNIINGLSPTDAGTLDSDRPALMTTSRQSSSKSLPRPPLSGSSTHNGGTVDIQVLGEVESKMDNKDLEMSSVSVHPSTPSAMDSETHASFDSTSNDYTSLVLLLIVRLLSMITPITLLESSDIGETSRVLTKRILSEFCGTSGLEPTQAYPQNLKIKKIFKAVYKGLLQEFGSEKMLQVAMKSTDYAFDDALVKSLTRELLAKCNEASSSPPSMTQLSSHNVLGSDEVGNSGLPTTCRKEKKRGRFSALCGLNPKCTKKVNKKNHCTPTPSQNQTPAVSEKGIFTHDWIGLLDTLVQGPRHKVS
- the LOC110515295 gene encoding uncharacterized protein LOC110515295, whose amino-acid sequence is MKNDIQSLNYPEDSEVKDPLPQIELKAVTRRKVKTKRRTGANRSTVEQSTDSDAAERDFVDNQNDEDEEKVKKDPLPQMQQDAVKRNKVKAKRTKRNKVEQITDADPSTSVEFSGMAVQGTSHQGQSNEKILSECVSRACQTRALDLPPIDPDAFNPIIIRFLEKLTEEQWRQLSIGRMDPVMRALLAEMCLEIVRFVSEAILEVIIPAIFRFVRIYSHVSPVSGKSLTESERSSSTNLKVRKRGSSKSSRSCTAKSSSSRNGYVQSFLKKPVSPNYS
- the LOC118960036 gene encoding uncharacterized protein LOC118960036 isoform X2, producing MPSSSAISISSSQVYFDTKSLFTNIMVNQVMDTCSVASNSSEELSELMNIINGLSPTDAGTLDSDRPALMTTSRQSSSKSLPRPPLSGSSTHNGGTVDIQVLGEVESKMDNKDLEMSSVSVHPSTPSAMDSETHASFDSTSNDYTSLVLLLIVRLLSMITPITLLESSDIGETSRVLTKRILSEFCGTSGLEPTQAYPQNLKIKKIFKAVYKGLLQEFGSEKMLQVAMKSTDYAFDDALVKSLTRELLAKCNEASSSPPSMTQLSSHNVLGSDEVGNSGLPTTCRKEKKRGRFSALCGLNPKCTKKVNKKNHCTPTPSQNQTPAVSEKDSHY
- the LOC118960036 gene encoding uncharacterized protein LOC118960036 isoform X3, which encodes MPSSSAISISSSQVYFDTKSLFTNIMVNQVMDTCSVASNSSEELSELMNIINGLSPTDAGTLDSDRPALMTTSRQSSSKSLPRPPLSGSSTHNGGTVDIQVLGEVESKMDNKDLEMSSVSVHPSTPSAMDSETHASFDSTSNDYTSLVLLLIVRLLSMITPITLLESSDIGETSRVLTKRILSEFCGTSGLEPTQAYPQNLKIKKIFKAVYKGLLQEFGSEKMLQVAMKSTDYAFDDALVKSLTRELLAKCNEASSSPPSMTQLSSHNVLGSDEVGNSGLPTTCRKEKKRGRFSALCGLNPKVHMSSKYTFLRLFFIHYVQYDGKH